From one Nonomuraea polychroma genomic stretch:
- the glgA gene encoding glycogen synthase — translation MRVDLLSREYPPEVYGGAGVHMEYLARELRRLADVRVRCFGADRDEPGVSAYRVPGGLRDANAALQVLGVDLEMAAACQGADVVHSHTWYANFAGHVAKMLHGIPHVVTTHSLEPLRPWKAEQLGGGYTISSWAERTALAAADAVIAVSEGMRRDVLAAYPEIPPDKVSVIHNGIDTAEYAPDPGRDVLVKHGVDPDRPYVVFVGRITRQKGLIHLLHAARSFDPDAQLVLCAGAPDTTEIAAEVTQLVRDLDRDGVFWIQEMLPKPEVIQLLTHATVFVCPSVYEPMGIVNLEAMACETAVVATATGGIPEVVADGETGLLVPISQGADGTPHDPDRFAVDLADRVNTLLRDPGRAAAMGKAGRARAVEHFSWERIAHRTMDLYAALRP, via the coding sequence ATGCGTGTTGATCTGCTCAGCCGGGAGTACCCGCCCGAGGTGTACGGCGGCGCCGGTGTGCACATGGAATACCTGGCCAGGGAGCTGCGACGGCTGGCCGACGTACGAGTGCGCTGCTTCGGCGCCGACCGCGACGAGCCGGGCGTCTCCGCCTACCGGGTGCCGGGCGGGCTGCGGGACGCCAACGCGGCCCTGCAGGTGCTCGGCGTCGACCTGGAGATGGCCGCCGCCTGCCAGGGCGCCGACGTCGTGCACTCCCATACCTGGTATGCCAACTTTGCCGGTCATGTGGCGAAGATGTTGCACGGCATCCCGCACGTGGTCACCACGCACAGCCTGGAGCCGCTGCGGCCGTGGAAGGCCGAGCAGCTCGGCGGCGGCTACACGATCTCGTCGTGGGCCGAGCGCACCGCGCTGGCCGCCGCCGACGCGGTGATCGCGGTCTCGGAGGGCATGCGCCGCGACGTCCTGGCCGCGTACCCGGAGATCCCGCCGGACAAGGTCAGCGTCATCCACAACGGCATCGACACCGCCGAGTACGCCCCCGACCCCGGCCGGGACGTGCTGGTGAAGCACGGCGTGGACCCGGACAGGCCGTACGTCGTCTTCGTCGGCCGCATCACCCGCCAGAAGGGCCTGATCCACCTCCTGCACGCGGCGCGTTCCTTCGACCCCGACGCCCAGCTGGTGTTGTGCGCGGGCGCGCCCGACACGACGGAGATCGCCGCCGAGGTGACCCAGCTCGTCCGCGACCTCGACCGCGACGGCGTCTTCTGGATCCAGGAGATGTTGCCCAAGCCCGAGGTGATCCAGTTGCTGACGCACGCGACGGTGTTCGTGTGCCCGTCGGTCTACGAGCCGATGGGGATCGTCAACCTGGAGGCGATGGCCTGCGAGACCGCCGTGGTCGCGACGGCCACCGGCGGCATCCCCGAGGTGGTGGCCGACGGGGAGACGGGGCTGCTCGTGCCGATCTCCCAGGGAGCCGACGGCACGCCGCACGACCCGGACCGCTTCGCCGTCGACCTCGCCGACCGCGTCAACACCCTGCTACGGGACCCGGGGCGGGCCGCCGCGATGGGCAAGGCAGGTCGCGCCAGGGCCGTCGAGCACTTCTCCTGGGAACGCATCGCCCACCGCACCATGGACCTGTACGCGGCCCTCCGCCCCTGA
- the glgC gene encoding glucose-1-phosphate adenylyltransferase, whose product MRSRRVLAVVLAGGEGKRLMPLTADRAKPAVPFGGIYRLIDFVLSNLANGGFLKIVVLTQYKNHSLDRHVSRTWRLSAMLGNYVTPVPAQQRLGPRWFSGSADALFQNLNLIYDEMPEHVIVFGADHIYRMDPRQMVEQHEDSGADVTVAAIRQPLSLADQFGVIETDPQGRRIVAFREKPKDAVGLADSPDEVYASMGNYVFKTQSMIDALREDALDPTSKHDLGGNIIPMLVKSGGADVYDFANNIVPGSSERDRGYWRDVGTLDAYYDAHMDLISAHPVFNLYNDKWPIFTGHDPLPPAKFVHNDGDRVGRAIDSLVSPGVIVSGGSAIRSILSPKVVLHSHARVEDSVLMENVKVGRGAIVRKAIIDKNVVIPDGARIGFDLEYDRTRFALTRSGVVVIGKNEIVER is encoded by the coding sequence ATGAGGTCCCGGAGGGTGCTTGCGGTTGTGCTGGCAGGTGGAGAGGGTAAGAGGCTCATGCCGCTCACGGCGGATCGGGCGAAACCGGCGGTGCCGTTCGGGGGGATATATCGGCTCATAGATTTCGTGCTGTCGAACCTGGCGAACGGCGGCTTCCTGAAGATCGTTGTCCTGACCCAGTACAAGAACCACAGCCTGGACCGGCACGTCTCGCGTACCTGGCGGCTGTCGGCGATGCTGGGCAACTACGTGACGCCCGTGCCGGCGCAGCAGCGGCTCGGTCCGCGGTGGTTCTCCGGATCCGCGGACGCGCTGTTCCAGAACCTCAACCTGATCTACGACGAGATGCCCGAGCACGTGATCGTGTTCGGGGCCGATCACATCTACCGCATGGATCCGCGGCAGATGGTCGAGCAGCACGAGGACTCCGGCGCCGACGTGACGGTGGCCGCGATCCGGCAGCCGCTGTCGCTGGCCGACCAGTTCGGCGTGATCGAGACCGACCCCCAAGGGCGCAGGATCGTCGCGTTCAGGGAGAAGCCCAAGGACGCGGTGGGGCTGGCGGACTCCCCCGACGAGGTCTACGCCTCCATGGGCAACTACGTGTTCAAGACGCAGTCGATGATCGACGCGCTGCGGGAGGACGCGCTCGACCCGACCAGCAAACACGACCTGGGCGGCAACATCATCCCCATGCTGGTCAAGTCCGGCGGGGCCGACGTGTACGACTTCGCCAACAACATCGTGCCCGGATCGAGCGAGCGCGATCGGGGCTACTGGCGTGACGTGGGGACGCTGGACGCGTACTACGACGCCCACATGGATCTCATCTCGGCGCACCCGGTGTTCAACCTGTACAACGACAAATGGCCGATCTTCACCGGGCACGATCCGCTGCCGCCGGCCAAGTTCGTGCACAACGACGGGGACCGCGTGGGGCGGGCGATCGACTCGCTGGTGTCCCCCGGCGTGATCGTCTCCGGCGGCTCGGCGATCAGGTCGATCCTCTCCCCCAAGGTGGTGCTGCACTCGCACGCGCGGGTGGAGGACTCGGTCCTGATGGAGAACGTCAAGGTCGGGCGGGGCGCGATCGTGCGCAAGGCGATCATCGACAAGAACGTGGTGATCCCGGACGGAGCGCGGATCGGGTTCGACCTGGAGTACGACCGCACCCGG